The sequence GTTTCTTTAACAGCTCTTTTAATTCTTCCGTATTCTCTTTTATTAACTCTCTTTTTACTCTCTTCATATTAATTATTATACATCAGTTTTGGTATTACTTCTTCTGCTTTTACTAATGCCATAGCACAAACCCTCCTGAAAAGTTATTCCGGACTTGTCCGGTATTTAAAGCTATCTTTCGGAAAGCCCTTAATACCGGACAAGCCGGTAAGGGTTTATGCTACGGATAAAGAAATGTATGAAAATAATATAAGACTGCTACCTTGCTTAAAACCGATACCGATTAAGCAAAATGTTCCTATTCTATTGCAAGTAGCTTTTTGGTTGATTTTAAGACCTTTTGAAAGGTAAAAAGATTATCTGATGATAGCTAATTAATTAGCAAAAGGATATAAAGATAATATAACCCTTTTTGCAAAAATTTTCAAATAAAAAAGTTTTGTTTCCTCAAAGTCTATATTTAGCAGTTTTTTTAAAAATTTTTAACAAGGATTTCAATATTGGCTTTTTTTCTTTTCTTTCCATTTGCATTTATACATCTATTTGCTTCTATTTCAATTATATTGTAGCCTTTATAAAGTTCCTTTATGAAAGGACTATTAGAATTTGATAACATTACAAAGCAACCTTTTTTATCTAATTGTTTAAAAATCATAGATAATTCTATTTGATTATCTTCCGTAAAATCATATCTTGTGTATTTTGTAAAAGAAGATGTTTTGCTAAGTGGATAATATGGCGGGTCTAAATAAATAAAATCTTCTTCTTGTGCTAATTTACAAACTTCTTTATAATCACTATTAAATATTTCTACATTTGCATTATTTAAATATTCTGATACTAATCTTATATTTTCTTCATCTACAATTTTAGGAGATTTATATCTGCCAAAAGGAACATTAAATTCACCCTTTGAATTCTCTCTATATAAGCCATTATAACAGGTTTTATTTAAATAAATAAATCTACTTGCTCTTTCTATTGGATTTAAATTTGCCGGATTTAATGCTCTTATTTGATAATAATAATTTTCATTGTGTTGATGTTGATGATTTTTTAGACTTTCAATAAGTTCGTCCGGATAATTTTTTATTACTCTATAAGCATTAATTAACTCTGTATTTATATCATTTATAATTGCATTCTCCGGCATTAGTTCAAATAAAAATGCTCCACCGCCTAAAAATGGCTCTATATAATTATTAAAATTCAATGGTTTTTCTTGTAGTAAAACATCTATTATTTGTCTTTTTCCACCCGCCCATTTTACGAATGGTTTTGGTTTAGTATTAACCGGAATTATCATTTTCATCTACTCCCAAAATTCTTTCTATAAGATTTAACAATCTAAAATTAAGAACCCATTCCATTTCTTTCATAGCTTCAACTAATTGATTTTCAAGGCTTTTCCAAGCAAGACCATCAGTTATCCATAAGAATTTAACATTGTTATCTTTTGCTTTTTTGTATAATTGGATATAACTTCTTGCTGTTTCAATTGGCTTACTACCGGTTCCGTTATAAAAGCTACACTCAATCAAAAGGACAGGTTTTTCATTTTTATAAATTACAAAGTCATGCTTTTTATTACCTTCTGAGTATAAGGAAAAATTTAAATCCTGACTTACAATTTTATAAGGCTTTCCTTTTAACAATTTTTCAATTTTTTTCCCACATAATTTTTCAAAAATATCACCACTTCTATTTTTTCTTGCGTTTGTATCTAATCCTACTTCTATGCCAAAAATATAGTCATATAAATTTGTTATTTCATCAAAGAGTTTCACAATACCGGTTTTCTTACAAAACTCTACAATCTTATTTATATCAGCTTTATAACTAAAATTAAAATTTATAAAGTTTTCTAATTCCGGGTCAAATATATCTATTTTCCCATTTTTAGCTCTTTCGGCTATAAGAATAGGAATAATTTCTACAACTTTTGGATAATTTTTTAATAAACGTTGCAAGTATTGTTCTCTTTTTTCATTTTCAATTTTAGATAATGAGTTTAATAAAAAAATTTCATTCAAGTTCTTTCTTACAGTATTCTTAACTTTATCCCAATCAACAAAATATTCATAAGTTTTATTTGTAGTTAAAAGAGTTTCAAAAAATTTAGATTTATACTCTTCAAAACTTTTAAAACCTAACTCTTTAAATTTTATCATTTTAAATTTCCTTAAAGTTTAATTTATATTCTTTATATGTATTTTACAACATTTCTGTATCAAATAAAATAAAATCCTTGAAATAAATTAAATTTAAGGTTTTTCGCAAGGTTAAATTTATCGTCAGTTAAAGCTTTACATAGTGATTAGATTTAGTTTTTGTTTTGATAAAATTCCTTTTAGGTATAAACCAAAGATATGTGTTCTTTTAATATTTTGAGCCTATTTCTAAGTTCTTTATTTATAGGTTCTACATTTTTTTTATAGAAAGTTTTATACCTATTTTTTATTTCGGATAAATATTTAGAAAGTTCTTTTTCGGCTTTTAAAAATTCTTTAACTTCATCTAAACTTAACTTATCAAGATTTTTTACGATTTCACTTCTAGTATGAAACATATCTTCAAGTTCAAAAGTATCATCTAAATCTATATATTCAACATCTATCTTGTATTGCTTTAATAAATCTTGCATATTTAGAGTTTTCACTTTATTAGACCTTTCTTTTTTTCTTTTAAGGAGTTGAACTATCAAAATTGATTTCTATCTTTTAACTTAAAGTAAGTTAATTATTTCTTCCCATTTTTGAAAGAGTTCAGAGGCTTTTTGTATAGCATCTTTAGCGGTTTCTCGGTTTATATTTTCACTAGAGTCATAATCGGCTATTGTTCTTAATGTTTTTAAAGATCTAAGTTTTCTTCCAAATTCTTGTACATTTCTATTATTGTGATTTTGTAAAAATCTTATTTTTTGCTCATGGGAACTTCCAACTTGTGGAAAATTAAATCTATTCATTAAATAATCTTCTACCTTCTTAAAAATACCATAATAACATCTACTTACTATCATTCTGTAAAGAGCTTCTTCACAACTTCTTCCTTCAAGAACTTCTTTCCATTCTGACTCTTCTTTAGAAAATAATTTTTGCGAAAGAGTTATAAAATCTTCCCATTGGAACATGTCTTATACCCTTATTCCTGCAAAGCCA comes from Venenivibrio stagnispumantis and encodes:
- a CDS encoding DNA adenine methylase gives rise to the protein MIIPVNTKPKPFVKWAGGKRQIIDVLLQEKPLNFNNYIEPFLGGGAFLFELMPENAIINDINTELINAYRVIKNYPDELIESLKNHQHQHNENYYYQIRALNPANLNPIERASRFIYLNKTCYNGLYRENSKGEFNVPFGRYKSPKIVDEENIRLVSEYLNNANVEIFNSDYKEVCKLAQEEDFIYLDPPYYPLSKTSSFTKYTRYDFTEDNQIELSMIFKQLDKKGCFVMLSNSNSPFIKELYKGYNIIEIEANRCINANGKKRKKANIEILVKNF
- a CDS encoding type II restriction endonuclease, which codes for MIKFKELGFKSFEEYKSKFFETLLTTNKTYEYFVDWDKVKNTVRKNLNEIFLLNSLSKIENEKREQYLQRLLKNYPKVVEIIPILIAERAKNGKIDIFDPELENFINFNFSYKADINKIVEFCKKTGIVKLFDEITNLYDYIFGIEVGLDTNARKNRSGDIFEKLCGKKIEKLLKGKPYKIVSQDLNFSLYSEGNKKHDFVIYKNEKPVLLIECSFYNGTGSKPIETARSYIQLYKKAKDNNVKFLWITDGLAWKSLENQLVEAMKEMEWVLNFRLLNLIERILGVDENDNSG
- a CDS encoding HEPN domain-containing protein, which gives rise to MFQWEDFITLSQKLFSKEESEWKEVLEGRSCEEALYRMIVSRCYYGIFKKVEDYLMNRFNFPQVGSSHEQKIRFLQNHNNRNVQEFGRKLRSLKTLRTIADYDSSENINRETAKDAIQKASELFQKWEEIINLL